From the Corvus cornix cornix isolate S_Up_H32 chromosome 21, ASM73873v5, whole genome shotgun sequence genome, the window AGAGACCCACGAAAATCTGTGCCGCTTTATCGCCAGAGAAAGTGAATCTGTGGTTGTATCTGTGGGGTGAGTCTTTCCTCATGCTGATTTTGAGAGATTATTTCCTATAGTGTAAATATCACCTCCTGTCTCCCCAGTCATAGCAACAATCTTCCTCAGAGAAATGTCTCTGTGGGACTTCTCAAGCGTGGGATTTACAAATTCATTCTGCTGTTGTTTGGAGCCACTGAAGACTCACTTGGGCTGTTTTCACTGTCTAATTACATCACAAATTATACGTTGGCATATCTAgttggaaaatgaagttttgaatcaatattttcaaattccAAACTCAAAACTGCTTGTAAACAGATAGTAAGCTATATGATCTCCTTAACACTTATTCAAGGAAAGCCTGCTTGATGCTTAGGGAAGCACAGTGTGAATGACAAGCTAATACCTTATCAAAATACTGGCATAATGGTTCAGATTATGAGGATATATAACATAGCTTTACGTAACAAAGACATAAACCAGAAGTATTGTCATTTGTGTCCAACTCATTAATCATTTGTGTCCAACCCATgaaaagctgaagcagaaagTAACTAAATGATTGTCAGTAAAACCTACATAGAGTTGGCATCTGAGTACTCCTGTGTTGTTAAACACCTAAGAGACATCATAAATAGATGATATAATAACAAAATAATCTGCACCACCTACTCATGGTTTATTGATGATAAtactgtggagaaaaagaaaattctgcagaaatcaGGGTATTGCTGGTTGCAGGAACCAGGACTTTAGCAGTACatttaaaactatttccttCTCTTACACTTGTCTCTGTGTCCCAGGTACCGTTTAGCCCCTGAGCACAAATACCCCGCTGCATACGAAGACTGTCTGAACGCCACCCAGCacttcctgcagcacctggagcactaCGGCGTGGATCCTGCCCGGGTCATTGTCTGCGGGGACAGTGCTGGGGGCaacctggcagctgctgtgagcCAGACCCTGGCAGGCAGGTCAGACTTCCCCAAACTCCGTGCTCAGATCCTGATCTATCCAGGCCTTCAGGCGCTGGACTTCAATTTGCCATCTTATCAACAAAATCGGGGAGTCCCTCTGTTATTCCGGGAACGTGCTGCTTTCTACATGTTGCAGTATCTAAATGGAAATGCAACAAATCTGGAAGAGGTCTTGGAAGGTTCCCATATTTCTGTAGATATTCAACTAAATTATAGGAAGTGGGTGAGTCCAGACAACATCCCTGAAAAATTTAAGGTCAGAGGCTACAAACCACGTGTGCTACTTGACTGTACAACTGAAGTTTTTGAGAAAGTGAAGAGATTCTGTGAGCCCATGCTGTGCCCGCTGCTGGCTGAAGACACAAttcttcagcagctgccagaaTCTTTCATCCTGACCTGCGAGTATGACGTGCTGAGGGACGATGGCTTGTTGTACAAGAAGAGGCTGGAGGACAACGGGGTTCGAGTGACCTGGTGCCACCTCGAGGATGGATTCCATGGAATCATAAACTCATTTAATAGTGACTGGTTGtcatttccagctggaaaaagggGTCTTGATAATATTGTGGATTTTCTAAGAAGCTTATAGCaacatttgtctttgtttctgtaAGAACTGCCAAATTTCTGCCACCTTTTATGCTTCTAAATTCCATATAAGAAGTTCAGATAGGAACATTTGATAAGAAGCAATTAGCCAGTGTGATTACCATAAAGATGTTTCAAGAATACTATGAAAGTTTCTTTTAGAGCTGTTTGAAGTAGTCCATGCACAGTCTGCCTATTTTAATCATCTGTTTGGACTACACACTTGCTACTCTCTCAGTACATATAAAAGATGCAGTAAAATTTTAAGCCAACATCTGATCTGACCTATTTTATTCAATTACAGTCGATGGTTTCATTCTTCCTAGAAGTGTGTGTTTTAGCAAAGGAGAAAGACACTGACACTACAGTGCTATAATGCACAGCCTGTGCTCTTTGCTACACCTAGCACCTGAGTTTAAGGTTCCCAGTCACCAATTTGAAGATGTCTGTGGGCTAGGTAACTAGTATTTTAGACTCAAAAAAATGAAGTCACATTAGTTAACTTGACAGTTAGAACTGCAACTGTTCCCAAGAGAAATACTCTATTGACAACTTTGTTTAAATTACAATGGGAAAATGCTTTAAGTGTTTTCATATGTTTATCAAACATGTGGGTATGCTGAAAAACTTGTTCTTGTGCTTGATTAGAatcctagaatcacagaatggtttgggttggaaggaacattaAAGTTCATCTTCCAAcgccctgccatgggtagggatACCTGGTCTAGCCCAGATTGCTTCAAGCCCCAAATAATCTAACAACAAAATAAGACTTACGCATTTACTTTTGCAGAGCATGGTACTTAccttccccccccgcccccccacccctcccttgttcccattttcttttctgaatgtCCTTGATAAAAGCATGTATTCCAAACTATGTAAAGCATGCCCACAATGCAGGAAATGAATGTCCTGGCTGCCAATCAGCTGCAAGGGACAATTTATTCTCCACATTCACTGGCTCTCTGTCATAGACTAGAACTTCATTCAGGACTTAACTGCAGTCTCTGAGCACTCACTATTATCATCCACAATCCAAGAATTCTGTATTCAATACCAGACCCTTTATCAGTCCCACAATTATCATAAAGATAAACAGGAGATTAAACACATTGACTCTTCTCCAGTGTGATAACTGTTGGCACATTGCACAACATTTCCAATGACTTTAAAGTGAGTGACACCTGAAAGATCTCTTGCAACTGGGACTGCTCCAAGCCTTACTGTTACCTTAAAAAGCCAAATCCCAGATAGGCGTGAAGACACGTCACCTCTGGATAGgtgaaatggcatttttttatctgctgCCAATGATACTACTGGCAATTTTTGTTCCTTCATTCATATCAGCAATCATAAGAACAATTTAAACTGAGTATGCCAATTGCAGCATCCCTCCTGGAGTGAGCAATCCTGGAAAACTTCGActtattgttgctgttttgaTTGTTACATCTACTCTGGTGAGTAACTCTGCTGTGACTTCTGCCAGAAATGTTGTTAGATGTTATTTTTGCTGTATATGTAAATACCAGAATCCTGCCAACTCCATCAAGGCTTAAATGATGGCTTTTCTCTTCTGGGGGCTTACTTGAGAGGACAGTTTTTGGAAAATCATTTCTGTTAGACCTCAGTCAGATTTTCCCTGTTCCATAAGGATTAAGACAACTATAAGAGCCCAAGCTTTATCAGCTGAGCTTCcctaattaaatttaaaattaagaagtgAGATTGCTTTGATTTCCACTTTAGGTAAGCACATATGATGTTTTTAGGCCATTTTTGGGGCTTTCCAGTAACATGGAAGGCTGGGTAATGGAAGTAGCAGTAATGGAAGACTGGATGCTTTCTAAgatgacaaaaccagaaacccCATAAACCTTAGAGAGGTGAGAGACACTTGGGAGCACTGCTCCCTCACCAGCTGCCCCTTCACCAGTTGCCCTTCATTGGCTGCCCTTCACCAGTGATCCTTCACCAGTCGCCCTTCTCTCACCAGGAGCCCCCTCACCAGGTGCCCCTTCACTGAGTGTCCCTCACCATCTGTCCTTTTCCAGGTGCCCCCGCACCAGTTACCCCTCGCCAGAAGCCCCTCAGCAGTCACCCCTCACCAGTCGCTGGATGCCAGTTGCCCTTCTGGTGCCCCTCACGAGCTGCTCCTCACGCGGTTCTCCCTCACCCGATTCCCCCTCATCCGGTGCCCCTCAGAGCTGTCCGCGCGCGGTCTCGTCTCAGCTCACCCCGGCTGTGCTCCCTCTCCCAACAGGGCAGGATTTTTGAGAAGatggagctgtgcagcagcctggccttcAAGCGCCGCGTGTTCTCCGGGTggcggccgggcccggcgcgGGGGTGCGGCGGGAGGACGCGAGGCTCGGGCTGTaccggccccgcgccccgccgtGCTGCTCTTCCACGGCGGCGGCTGGATCTGCGGCAGTCTCGGTGCGGCCCCGGGCCCCGGCTCGGCCACCGACCCGTCGGGACGGAACCCCCTGGCACTGTCTTCGTAGCGTTAGCGAGTCAGGCGTTACTTCAGCCTTGGCCACCGTCTGTGTGCGGCCGACAGAATTCCGGCCTCCACACAGACGCTGATACAAAACTTTTTCACCTGTTCATACACttttagcaaacaaagaaaCTAATGTCCATTGGttctaaattaattaattctcttTCATAAATTGATATTCTATCCTCTTTAGTCTTTTTAGTATAGTTTTCCTCTGGTAGGGACTTACCAATACACATACACTGAGTCTTTTGTTAGgtgcttctttttattctgatttctgCAAAATGTCCTTGTAGTCCATAAATTCTGCCCTTCTTGTATCCAATTTCAACAATACACATCACCTCCCAGGCCTTGTTCATTGAAGCGTATCAGGGTTAGTTtagcaaaacttttaaaagtttcagtGGTTTTCCCAATCAAGTCAACAATACCAGTCTGTGTAAAGACAGCTACATGCTGACTAAAAGTGATTTAAGACTAGCACACTGCTTATAATGAATATACCGGTTATGATTGattgaaacaaataattaaaaattaattagaaagtTACATCATTTCCAACAGCTGGAAGGCTGACCTCCGGCTGGGCTTTCCCATCCACTGCGAAGGGAGGCAGCGGGGCACGGGGAGAGCTTGAGCGTTTGAGGGCAACAAAATATCTTCTGATGTGTTTCAGATTCCCAGAAAGGATCTGCCAGTACATTGCCAAGGAAAGCGGCTCGCCGGTGGTGTCTGTGGGGTGAGTTACGGCCGGGCTGCCCCGGGAAAGCCTTTTTGCCTCTTGTCACttctcagcactgcagggatgTGCAGCTGGTGGGAATGCTCCTGTTCAGaagctggactcgatgatcctgatgggtcccttccaactcagcattttctttgattttcccAGAATCCTGGGTGTCCAGACAGAATTTCAAGGGGgctgttttaatttctctccctgctccatcagCTAACACTGCAGACACAGGCCACAGTAAGGTCCCTCTATCTCCCAACACAGAGCTATGCTGGCACCACACAAAAACAAGGAATGCTTTCCAGAAGAGAGTTCCAATGTGTTGAGAAATGACTAATACACTGACGTGGAAGGTGGTGATTCAGTGATCCATTTAAATAGGTGTAATTACCGTGTGCACTTCAAGGAGCTTTCTAACAGTAAGAATCAAATGCTAGTAAGTTTTAATACTAGTaatactgaaaaacagaactgttccagttatttaaataaagaaaaaataattcaaaaaaatGGAATATCCTAAATAAAGGTGAGGTGCAGATTGATTAAATTACTTAATCCACAAGCCAGATGTAGTCTacaccagaaaagaaaaatgaagttacaTAACTTAATTTGTGATCAGGGCTGCTCTCCGAATATCCCAACTAAGCTTGAGTCCTTGCAGCCTCATCCTATGGCTCTCACTTCTCTGGGATGACTCATTGGACAAATACCTGTTTAGCagataaaaatacctttatgttttttttgttttttttttttctgagggaaaaattacttcaaCACAGGGAAAACCGGGGTTATGTAGAAATTTCGTATTTACAGTTATGACATTTCCTCCTGTTATTTTGTTGTCTCTGTCCATGTCCCAGGTACCGTTTAGCCCCTGAGCACAAATACCCCGCTGCATACGAAGACTGTCTGAACGCCACCCAGCacttcctgcagcacctggagcactaCGGCGTGGATCCTGCCCGGGTCATTGTCTGCGGGGACAGTGCTGGGGGCaacctggcagctgctgtgagcCAGACCCTGGCAGGCAGGTCAGACTTCCCCAAACTCCGTGCTCAGATCCTGATCTATCCAGGCCTTCAGGCGCTGGACTTCAATTTGCCATCTTATCAACAAAATCGGGGAGTCCCTCTGTTATTCCGGGAACgtgctgctttctttgctttgctgtacATACAAGGGAACACATCAAATCTGGAAGAGGTCTTGGAGGGCTCTCATATTCCTCCAGACCTGAGGCTGAAGTATAGGAAGTGGGTGAGTCCAGACAACATCCCTGAAAAATTTAAGGTCAGAGGCTACAAACCGCACAAGCCCTGTGAATTCAAGCCTGAAGTTTTTGAGAAAGTGAAGAGATTCTGTGAGCCCATGCTGTGCCCGCTGCTGGCTGAAGACACAATTCTTCACCAGCTGCCAGAATCTTTCATCCTGACCTGCGAGTATGATGTGCTGAGGGACGATGGCTTGTTGTACAAGAAAAGGCTGGAGGACAACGGGGTTCGAGTGACCTGGTGCCACCTCGAGGATGGATTCCATGGAATCATAAACCTATTTGAATATTGTGGTTTGTCATTTCCATCTGGGAAAAGGGGATTGGACAAGGCTGTTGCATTTATAAAAGGCCTGTAAAAAGAGCTCTCCCTCATTATGCTTCTCCCACTAATGTCTCTGCTTAGGCTCCCACACCTCAGGTAGTGCTGGTCAGTAAGGATGTGACACTTTTTGATGTGTAAAACATTAATTCTGATATCCATTAACTTCAGATTAACACATATCTTTTCCTCATGAGACTCCTGACAGTTCAATCTTTACAATTTTTCTGcatgctgtgtttttttcaaattggCGTATGATTGATTCCTTATCTTAAATTACTAAATTATTTATTCCTATatgttataaacatatattatagTATTGGCTTCTCGCAAAGTATTAAggtagatattatataatgttagaaatgctttttgctgtgtagatgtagttttctctcgttttagcaagaatgttagcaagtgtgagcaagtaagataacctccaagggagcagaggatgaggcccgaGAAGCTGCtgatcaacactttgtccagagaacaaaagggcccaaaggctgctctgcccgGAGAACGGGCGGCCAGGAGGGTCCAAGAGCCgctatcaccgctctgcccggggggcaaagaggccaaagctgcaatcagccctgactgtctggagaattaagagatccaccctaCCATCGACTCTCACCCAGcgggcccaaccccaagaatcaaaagaaataaaaccacaaggcagAAGACTACGCATGCTCTGAAAAGGCGGAACCAAGGAGTGGCCgtgcagaacagctcctggaaaagttttaatatgaatagagaacagacagtaaaaatggtataaaaaggactcacctcgagcatcaggtgtgctcttggcagagcgccaaggcacccggccgttatccctttgctttattttatgtgtctcttattgtctttatattaaactctttaatttctaacaggagagtgaacctcgtttttcacacTATACAAATAATCGATGTGGAATGATTTGGATTAAATGCTGTTCACTACAGCCAGGATATTTGTGGTGTCCATTTGATAAGCTCCAAAGCATGACTTTATTTAGCTAAAAAGTACGAGCTAGGTAGATAGTGAGCTGGAGGGAAGAGATAGAGGAAAACTCTGGAGAAACAGGCAGAGATCAAGATCTCAGTGAGGAGATTGAGCAAATATTCCATGGCTACAAAAGTAGCAGTGCAAGGCCAGAGTTGATGGGGGACACCCTGCTGGAGGCAAGTAAGGGCTGCtctgattttgaaataattgtaGGTCTACAAAGTCCTTTTAATTTTGGAATGTCTCCACTATGCCCACTGAGGGCAGGATACACTGTTGAGAGGAAATGCTCACACCAGGTTTCTGAAAGATAGAAAGGATCAGTGAACTGGACTCTTGGTTTGTGTGTACTGAAAGGTACAGcttaaagagagagagagaatatgAAGCAAAATGTTCTTCCAAAGGGTGTTCCCCAGTATTAACTTTTGCAGaatctgtgctgtgtttgtgtgctACAATCTGTCAATTTGTGCTGTCTGCACGGCTTGAGTTTTATTTACAGGATGAGACAGTGTATTCCCTGACATGATGCTTCATTACACCCTGCTGATGAAAGCAAGGAAGAACAGCACACTCAGAACAGCCAGACTGAGGACATGGAAATGACAGAATTTCTAGGGTTGGGAgtgacctctggagatcatccagtgcaATCACCTGCCAAGGCAGagtcacctggagcaggtgatgcaggaacacatccaggtgTGCTTGGAATGTCACCAGAGAGGGAAactccacaccctccctgggcactgtcccagtgctctgccaccctcaatgcAAAGAAGTTCTTCCGcatgttgaggtgaaacttGCGTTTTAGTTTATGCCCATTGCTCCTCGTCCTAAGGAAAtcctcaggaaaaaaggaaaaaaatcctactgGGGGgctgagaaaagcagaactttTTACAAAAACGAATGCTGACTTCCCTTAGGTTTCCCTGCGCAAGGGCAGCCCTTCACTGAGTACGGGCAGCCAGCCCTTCCTTTAGCCTCCCGCGGGCAGCCGCTCGCAGAGAATCGCGGAACTGAGGGCGGAGGGGGGAGGCGGTGAGCCGGCCGGGGGCGCAGGGTCGTGGGGGCCGTGCCAGCCCCGgcgcggcgggaggcggcgccGGGCCCGTCCGTTCCCCGGTACCGCGCGCAGGTCACGCCGGGCCTCCTTGAACCGAGATTACCCGGCCGGCGCCTCCGGCCGCTCCGCGCGGCTCCCCCCGGCCGCCCGCACCATGACCCCTGCGCCGGCTTTGCGGAGCGGCCGCACTCGGCCCGTGACGGGGCCGCGGCTCTGCCGAGCACTGCCGGGGGagccccgcggggccgcggccgggccATGGCGCTGCTGCccgcgctgctgctgctgctcctgcccctggcGGCGCTGGCGGCGGCCGCGGTGCTGCTCGGCCTGCCCGGCTACGACATCCCGCCCGGGGTGAACCAGCCGGCCAAGCTGCGCCTGGTGCTGACCGTGCTGCTCGGCACCGCCGCGCTGGTGAGTGGCGGTGCGGGGGGCGAGGGGGCGTTTGGCGGCACCCGCGGGCTGGGGGGCAGCGGTTGCACAAACACGGGGAGCCGGGGCTAGGATCCGCGTGTCCCCGCTGTCTCCATGGGATGCTGGCGGTGCCGCATCACGGGGAGGGCATGCGGAGAGCACCCGCCGGGCGGGTTCTGCCCCGGGGCAACCCCCGATACGGTCACTGCAAGGGCACCCCCGATCCGGACACTGCCCCCGATATCCCCCAGTCGAGGATGCTGCCCCCGGCACCGCCGGTCCAAACACTGCCCCGAGCAACCCCCGGTCGAGGATGCTGTCCCGGACACCCTGGTGCGgacactgccctgggcacccccGGCCGGGCTGCTGCGGGGAAAACTGCCCATGTCGCGGGCAAATCCCGTTCCCGGTTCAGGAGCGTGCTGGGGCGTGTTAGCGGAGACTGCGACGGCTGATGGCAGCCCCGAATtcggggctgggctggtgttCTGCCTGATAACTGCCCGCAGCTTCAGGCGAAATCACCTTGCacaaggaaagctgcagcccttcagctgctcctgccacgGCTGACATTTATGGCACACAATCCGGTTAGGGCTGCTTTATTTAATCCCTGGACTCCCTCTGGCAGGGTTGCATAAACGGCATTAGAGccctcctcagctctgcctctgttACTTACTGTCTTTGAATTTCTTAAAATCTTCAGCTTTTTCACTCCTTTAGCCCCAAACATCACTCCTGCTATCACACAGACTTTGTTTTCCTCCACACAGATTCTTAAACCATTTACATcctctttaaattaaatttactgaCAATGCTGCCCAGCAATCCTGAACCCCACTAGCAGGTGACAAGACAGACTCACTGGGCATTAAAAAGAGGGATCTTGTTCAGCCAGTGAATGGTAACTGATTCCCAGCTTCTTGTTTGTTCACTTATTACATCAGATTTATATTCTAGCTTGCAAGAACATTGGGAAAGGAAGCAACTTCATTTTGCTCAGTAGATCTGTTGtgcaaataaaatacagtaactaACTTGCACAACCCAGCGTGGCACTTTAGATTTGCAAATTCACTGAGTTTTATGGTCTAATTCATGAACATTAGTTTCAGCAATGAAGAACTGTTTCTACATACTGTATTTAGTTGTTGTCATCAAGTATAAATGAAACAAGAATGACACAAATATGTGCAGGACAAATGCTGATGATTAAAATATGTACTCCAAGACGACCAGTTTGGCTGATCTTTATAAAATTTCTGATGTGACGTTACAATGACATTGGATTTGAGTAGCGCAAGTAAATTTTTCTACAGACTATAGGATGTGAGAACTTGggaaaattgtttcatttccaaatcagagttctgtgtttctttaaaatttcccCCAAATAAAGTTTGATGTAAGTACGACACAGGATTTTTATACCCTGGCTAACTCCAGACTTTTAAACATGCCTTAATGTCTTTTACCTTTAACAGGGAAGGATTTTGGAGAAGACTGGGCTTTGCAGCCAAATCACTTTTGGCCGATATGTGCGACAGGGACGGAAACTAGGGCTGGATCCAAAGCTCTTTATCCAGGATCTGCAGTTTTAACGAAGTACCTGTGAGGGTTTATCAGCCTAAAGCTACCTCTGATGGGCCAAGGAGAGGCATCCTCTTCTTTCATGGAGGAGGCTGGGTATTCGGAAGCCTTGGTAAGATACTTCCTGAAGGAACTGTAGTAGTTGTAGAAAGAATATTCTCATCTTTTTAGAAAATTGAAATAAGATGAGGTTTCAGCATGTGATTTGGGGATGAAGTCTGAAGCCTTTCTGGAATGGACATTGCTCAGGCTGTCCCAAAGCTGGAGGGCAATAGCAAAGCACTAACAACATTTCTTTTGCAGATACCTATGAAAAGGTGTGTCGCTACCTCTCCAGGGAGAGTGACTCGGTAGTTGTGTCTGTGCAGTAAGTGAACACTACCCAGTTCTGTTGTTGGGAGGTTATTGTTGCTGTGGGACTACAGCAGAGCAGCGCTGGTTTTGGAGATGTTCTTTTTTGGCAGAGGAATTTCTATGGGATTCAGTGAAGTCCATAAAGAGACAACTAGTGATAACTGAGATTTGCAGCCCTTAAATGTTCATGCCCAGAGATAGTCCAAAAAGATATATATGGAAATATTTGGCACACTAAGGAAGTCTATAAAAGCCAATTAAAAACTTAGgtgaaaaaaagtcttccttgCACTGAACATATAGAC encodes:
- the LOC104693255 gene encoding arylacetamide deacetylase-like 4 — encoded protein: MAVVLTVLVLFLAGFLAGFILLVMGAINFDFSNSEIPPGVNQPAKLRIIHIILICTAVVGKILENIGICTQVNFVRYMQGRKTLGADAKLFIKDLWFEKVPVRIYQPKAPSASQRRGVMFFHGGGWVFGSLETHENLCRFIARESESVVVSVGYRLAPEHKYPAAYEDCLNATQHFLQHLEHYGVDPARVIVCGDSAGGNLAAAVSQTLAGRSDFPKLRAQILIYPGLQALDFNLPSYQQNRGVPLLFRERAAFYMLQYLNGNATNLEEVLEGSHISVDIQLNYRKWVSPDNIPEKFKVRGYKPRVLLDCTTEVFEKVKRFCEPMLCPLLAEDTILQQLPESFILTCEYDVLRDDGLLYKKRLEDNGVRVTWCHLEDGFHGIINSFNSDWLSFPAGKRGLDNIVDFLRSL
- the LOC120411122 gene encoding arylacetamide deacetylase-like 4, with protein sequence MCFRFPERICQYIAKESGSPVVSVGYRLAPEHKYPAAYEDCLNATQHFLQHLEHYGVDPARVIVCGDSAGGNLAAAVSQTLAGRSDFPKLRAQILIYPGLQALDFNLPSYQQNRGVPLLFRERAAFFALLYIQGNTSNLEEVLEGSHIPPDLRLKYRKWVSPDNIPEKFKVRGYKPHKPCEFKPEVFEKVKRFCEPMLCPLLAEDTILHQLPESFILTCEYDVLRDDGLLYKKRLEDNGVRVTWCHLEDGFHGIINLFEYCGLSFPSGKRGLDKAVAFIKGL